The sequence CAACCTTGAAAAATCACGCTTTTTCCGCTCCCCGCCTTGCCAAGGGGTGGGAAATGCCGCATATTTGATTCATGCATGTAAAATATCTGATCATTGGTGCCGGGCCGACCGGTCTCGGCGCGGCGCATCGGCTGCGGGAGCTGGGCGAGCAATCCTTTGCCGTGCTGGAACGGGAGGGGCATCCCGGCGGTCTGGCCGCCAGCTTTCGCGATACCCAGGGCTTTACCTGGGACTTTGGCGGACACGTGCTGTTTTCCCACTACGATTATTTCGACAGGCTCACGGATGAGCTGCTGGACGGGGAATATTACGAACATGAGCGGGAATCCTGGGTCCGGGTGGCCGGAACCTGGGTGCCGTACCCCTTTCAGAACAACATCCGCCACCTGCCTCCGGCCCTGCGTTGGAAATGCGTGCAGGGGCTGCTCCCCGGAAATCGGCCCGAGCCTGGTCCCGGCGTCCGGCCCGCGGATTTCGGCCAATGGATCGACACCGTGTTCGGCCCGGGCATCGCGGAAGTGTTCATGCGGCCCTATAATTATAAGGTATGGGCCACCCCGCCGGAGCGCATGGGCTATTCCTGGATCGGCGAACGCGTCAGCCTCGTGGCCCTGGAAAAAGTGCTGGAAAATATCCTCCTGGAACAGGACGATGTGGCCTGGGGACCGAACAATACCTTTCGGTTTCCCAAAAAGGGCGGCACCGGAGCCATTTTCCAGGCCTTGGCCCGTCGTGTGGAGAAGCATGTCCAGTACGGCCAGGCCGTGACCCGCGTGTTTGCCCGGGAGCACCGGGCCGTCACGGATCAGGGGCTGGAACTGGAATACGACGTGCTGCTCAACACCGGACCGCTGGACCTGCTGGTGCGCCGCTGGCTGGACCGGCCCGACGCCGACATGGTCGAAGCCGCCGCACAGCTGGCCCACAACAGCGTACACGTCACAGGTCTGGGCGTGGACGGCCTGGGTACGGACCCCCGGCATATGGGCGAGGATACCCGGTGCTGGATGTACTTCCCGGATACGCAGATTCCCTTTTACCGCATGACCAATTTCCATCACTATTCGCCGCAAAACACGGCGCACCCGGGCAGCCAGCGCGCCCTGATGTGCGAAACCGCGACCTCCGAACACAAGAAAGAAGATTTGGACAGCCTGAGCGAACGCGTGGTGCGCGGATTGCAACGCGCCGATCTGCTCGATCGCGGCGAGAAAAAACGCATTGTGTCCCGCTTTGAAATCAGCCGGGAATACGGCTACCCCGTCCCCACGCTGGAACGCGACAATGCCTTGGAAACAATTCAACCACGCTTGGAATCATTGGACATATATTCAAGAGGCCGCTTCGGTGGCTGGAAGTATGAAGTGGGCAACATGGACCACAGCGTCATGCAGGGGGTGGAATGGGCGCAACGAATGCTTGAAGAGCGCAAGGAAACCACATACACCCTTTCATCATGACCAATACCAATACGATCTATCAGCAGCGTCGTGAGGCGCTGCGCAAACGGCTTTCGGAAAAAGGGCTGAATGCTCTTTTGGTCAGCCACGCCGCCAACCGGTACTACCTTTCCGGATTCGAGCTGCACGATTCCCAGTGCAATGAATCCGCAGGCTGGCTCGTGGTTACCGACAACGGCACGGACTACCTGCTCACGGATCCCCGCTACGAAGACGCGGCAAAACGCTGCATGCCCGAAGAAAATGTTTTTATTTATTCGGGAAAGAAATTCGAACAGGTCGGCCCGTTCCTCAAAGGACTCAACCTCGGCTCCCTGGGATTCGAACCCAAGGCCATGAGCCTG is a genomic window of Paucidesulfovibrio gracilis DSM 16080 containing:
- a CDS encoding protoporphyrinogen/coproporphyrinogen oxidase → MHVKYLIIGAGPTGLGAAHRLRELGEQSFAVLEREGHPGGLAASFRDTQGFTWDFGGHVLFSHYDYFDRLTDELLDGEYYEHERESWVRVAGTWVPYPFQNNIRHLPPALRWKCVQGLLPGNRPEPGPGVRPADFGQWIDTVFGPGIAEVFMRPYNYKVWATPPERMGYSWIGERVSLVALEKVLENILLEQDDVAWGPNNTFRFPKKGGTGAIFQALARRVEKHVQYGQAVTRVFAREHRAVTDQGLELEYDVLLNTGPLDLLVRRWLDRPDADMVEAAAQLAHNSVHVTGLGVDGLGTDPRHMGEDTRCWMYFPDTQIPFYRMTNFHHYSPQNTAHPGSQRALMCETATSEHKKEDLDSLSERVVRGLQRADLLDRGEKKRIVSRFEISREYGYPVPTLERDNALETIQPRLESLDIYSRGRFGGWKYEVGNMDHSVMQGVEWAQRMLEERKETTYTLSS